From Candidatus Syntrophosphaera sp., a single genomic window includes:
- a CDS encoding ABC transporter ATP-binding protein: MICLAGYSLYKTYADKGQDIRVLRDASLEVESGELVCITGKSGCGKSTLLHILGLLDDPDQGRVCINGTEVSARHPKAHGIRNREIGFVFQFHYLLEDLNARENVALPMLIAGSPKNAALERSAELLENLGLAERARHYPNQLSGGEQQRLALARALINRPRIILADEPTGNLDPQHSAEVWELIRRLNRDFQQTFVIVTHDSELAKQSPKTYELRDGKLI, from the coding sequence TTGATCTGCCTTGCCGGATACTCGCTGTATAAAACCTATGCCGACAAAGGCCAGGACATCCGCGTGCTGCGCGATGCCAGCCTGGAAGTGGAAAGCGGAGAACTGGTCTGCATCACAGGCAAGTCCGGCTGCGGAAAAAGCACTCTGCTTCACATCCTGGGCCTGCTTGACGACCCTGATCAAGGCAGGGTCTGCATCAACGGCACTGAGGTCTCAGCACGCCATCCCAAAGCCCACGGCATACGCAACCGCGAGATCGGCTTCGTCTTTCAGTTCCACTATCTGCTCGAAGACCTGAACGCGCGCGAGAACGTCGCCCTCCCGATGCTCATCGCCGGTTCGCCCAAAAACGCTGCCCTGGAACGTTCCGCTGAGCTTTTGGAGAATTTGGGGCTGGCCGAACGGGCCCGCCATTATCCCAATCAACTCAGCGGCGGGGAGCAACAGCGCCTGGCCCTGGCCCGGGCTCTGATCAACCGTCCGCGCATCATCCTCGCCGATGAGCCCACCGGAAACCTCGACCCCCAGCACAGCGCGGAGGTTTGGGAATTGATCCGCCGCTTGAACCGGGACTTCCAGCAGACCTTCGTTATCGTCACCCACGACAGCGAATTGGCCAAACAAAGCCCCAAAACCTATGAGCTCAGGGACGGAAAGCTGATCTAA